One genomic region from Culicoidibacter larvae encodes:
- a CDS encoding NUDIX hydrolase — protein sequence MVKFYPWDAIADEEITFAVIVARYQNQYVMVQHKKRDTWEIPGGHREPGETVNKCASRELVEETGAISFDLYQHCIYSVVHSYGTADENESFGGLYYAQITELGELPDLEIGTVRFFDALPENLTYPHIQSYIFEEINKQFIAGKVF from the coding sequence ATGGTTAAATTTTATCCATGGGATGCAATTGCCGATGAGGAAATCACCTTTGCCGTTATTGTAGCGCGTTATCAGAATCAATATGTGATGGTACAGCACAAAAAGCGCGACACCTGGGAAATTCCCGGAGGCCATCGTGAGCCGGGTGAAACCGTCAACAAATGCGCGAGCCGCGAATTGGTTGAAGAAACCGGAGCGATAAGCTTTGATTTGTATCAACATTGCATCTACTCAGTTGTGCATAGTTACGGGACTGCTGATGAAAATGAAAGCTTTGGCGGACTCTACTATGCGCAAATCACTGAACTTGGTGAATTGCCGGATTTAGAGATTGGCACTGTACGTTTCTTTGACGCACTGCCGGAGAATTTAACCTATCCGCATATTCAATCATATATTTTCGAGGAAATTAATAAACAATTTATTGCTGGAAAGGTATTCTAA
- a CDS encoding DNA polymerase III subunit alpha produces the protein MECVQLQVRSTYSLLESGLTIERLVQLAVARGYKALALTDTNVLYGAMEFYHACVDAGIKPLLGIRVIVGSEAVIFLAQNKAAYQRLVLLSTLLQTTVPQPDLALLREYRDGCVVIVAEGSMETYHYLADGHAETYFGVYDAEQAATLPAARMVALGNVCYADPEDEVVRLVLQAIKQNERLTYSYVRKQAAGLFYLPTIEEMCNSFAAAPEALVASSEIADSIDVVFDFNEKYLPEYPLPDDADPKDYLTQLCWRGLYKRYGEPTAAQVERLNYELDVICSMDFADYFLVIWDFIRFARQEGIVIGPGRGSAVGSLVAYTLGITNVDPLKYGLLFERFLNPERISLPDIDIDIEDEGRARVVEYVREKYGSERVAHIITFGTFGPKAAFRDCARVFDIPSPDISAVTKQIPFQASNLKHALELVPQMQTTINRNDELKFILDIAVRIEGLARHTSTHAAGVIIGDRPLVEVVPLQNGFDNTLMTQYPMNYLEELGLLKMDFLGLRNLSIIRRVLSRIKLETGQDINITEIPLDDKKAFNIMARGETTGIFQLESAGMRRVLRDMKVSEFEDIVAALSLFRPGPMENIPVYVRRKLGQEKVTYIHKDLEPILHTTYGIIVYQEQVMQVAQKIAGYSLGRADILRRAMGKKDRAILEQERENFIQGSLEQGYTNELANHVYDLILKFANYGFNKSHAVAYAMIAYQMMYLKTHYTAIFLTELLNSVIASEGKIYEYIKEARRFGIRVLPPNVNESMSGFSAPDGQIRMGLLAIKNVGEAATKQIVNERIENGRYTSFQDFIHRNNNRSVTKRVIEQLIDAKAMSDFSDNQAYLHSMIDQTVAINELIFPGAEDLFAVEQVKVDNFSIEEQMEREKKAFGFSMFMHPTSRYSAERANMISLDQGAELIGRQVDAIVYIERIKSIKTKKGDIMVFVTFSDDSATVSATVFPNTYDRYSQILEKGAVVRVNGKFETRNDQLNFIVSQVSIV, from the coding sequence ATGGAGTGCGTTCAGTTACAGGTTAGAAGTACATATAGCTTGCTTGAGAGCGGGCTGACAATTGAGCGGTTGGTCCAGTTGGCGGTTGCCCGTGGTTATAAGGCATTGGCATTGACCGATACCAATGTTCTTTATGGTGCAATGGAATTTTATCACGCTTGTGTTGATGCTGGGATAAAGCCTTTGTTAGGGATTCGGGTTATTGTAGGCAGTGAGGCGGTCATATTCTTGGCGCAAAACAAGGCCGCCTATCAGCGGCTTGTTTTGCTTTCGACTTTACTCCAGACAACGGTTCCGCAACCTGATTTAGCGTTGCTCCGTGAATATCGCGATGGTTGTGTGGTAATTGTTGCTGAGGGTTCGATGGAGACTTATCATTATTTGGCAGATGGTCATGCAGAGACTTATTTTGGGGTGTATGATGCTGAGCAGGCAGCGACGTTGCCGGCGGCGCGGATGGTGGCACTGGGTAATGTTTGTTATGCTGATCCTGAGGATGAGGTTGTGCGCTTGGTTTTGCAGGCAATTAAGCAGAATGAGCGGCTTACATACTCTTATGTGCGTAAGCAGGCAGCGGGCTTGTTTTATTTGCCAACAATTGAAGAGATGTGTAATAGTTTTGCTGCGGCACCGGAAGCATTGGTAGCAAGCAGCGAGATTGCTGATAGTATTGATGTTGTTTTTGATTTTAATGAGAAGTACTTGCCGGAATATCCATTGCCGGATGATGCTGATCCGAAAGATTATTTGACGCAATTATGCTGGCGCGGGTTGTATAAGCGTTATGGAGAACCTACTGCAGCTCAGGTAGAGCGTTTGAACTATGAACTTGATGTTATTTGTTCAATGGATTTTGCTGATTACTTTTTAGTTATTTGGGACTTTATTCGGTTTGCCCGTCAAGAAGGCATCGTTATTGGACCTGGACGGGGATCGGCAGTGGGTTCATTAGTAGCTTATACTTTAGGGATTACCAATGTTGATCCTTTAAAGTATGGTTTGCTTTTCGAACGGTTTTTAAATCCGGAGCGGATTTCTTTGCCGGATATTGATATAGATATTGAAGACGAGGGTCGGGCACGGGTCGTTGAATATGTACGTGAAAAGTATGGCAGCGAGCGGGTTGCCCACATTATTACTTTCGGAACCTTTGGTCCGAAGGCTGCTTTTCGTGATTGTGCCCGGGTATTTGATATTCCGAGTCCGGATATAAGTGCTGTGACTAAACAGATTCCTTTTCAGGCAAGTAATTTAAAGCATGCTTTGGAGTTAGTGCCGCAAATGCAGACGACAATTAATCGTAATGATGAATTGAAGTTTATTTTGGATATTGCTGTGCGAATTGAAGGTTTGGCACGTCATACTTCTACCCATGCTGCCGGGGTTATTATTGGTGACCGACCGCTTGTTGAGGTTGTTCCTTTGCAAAATGGTTTTGATAATACATTGATGACCCAGTATCCAATGAATTATTTGGAAGAACTTGGATTATTGAAAATGGATTTTCTGGGATTACGGAACCTATCAATTATTCGCCGAGTGTTATCAAGAATTAAGCTAGAGACCGGGCAGGATATTAATATTACCGAAATTCCTTTAGATGATAAAAAAGCGTTTAATATAATGGCGCGCGGTGAAACGACCGGTATTTTCCAACTGGAATCGGCTGGGATGCGCCGGGTGTTGCGCGACATGAAGGTTTCTGAGTTTGAAGATATTGTTGCCGCCTTATCATTGTTTCGTCCTGGACCAATGGAGAATATACCGGTTTACGTGCGCCGTAAGCTTGGACAAGAAAAGGTTACTTACATCCATAAAGACTTGGAACCAATATTGCATACAACTTATGGAATTATTGTTTATCAGGAACAAGTTATGCAAGTTGCACAGAAGATTGCCGGTTATTCACTTGGGCGCGCCGATATTTTGCGGCGGGCAATGGGGAAAAAAGACCGTGCTATTCTTGAACAAGAACGAGAAAACTTTATTCAAGGCAGTTTGGAACAAGGCTATACTAATGAGTTGGCAAATCATGTCTATGATTTGATTTTGAAATTCGCCAATTATGGTTTTAATAAATCACATGCGGTGGCGTATGCTATGATTGCCTATCAGATGATGTATTTGAAAACCCACTATACCGCTATTTTCTTAACTGAGTTATTGAATTCGGTTATTGCCAGCGAGGGCAAAATTTATGAGTATATTAAAGAGGCGAGACGTTTTGGTATTCGGGTATTACCGCCAAACGTCAATGAATCTATGTCAGGATTCAGTGCGCCGGATGGACAAATCCGCATGGGCTTGCTGGCAATTAAAAATGTTGGTGAAGCGGCAACAAAGCAAATTGTTAATGAGCGGATTGAAAATGGTCGATATACCAGTTTCCAAGATTTTATTCATCGCAACAATAATCGCTCAGTAACGAAACGGGTGATTGAGCAACTCATTGACGCTAAGGCAATGAGCGACTTTTCTGATAATCAGGCATACTTGCACAGCATGATTGATCAAACCGTAGCGATTAACGAACTTATCTTCCCGGGAGCAGAAGATTTATTTGCAGTAGAGCAAGTTAAGGTTGATAACTTCTCAATTGAAGAACAGATGGAACGTGAAAAAAAGGCTTTTGGCTTTAGTATGTTCATGCATCCAACCAGTCGCTATTCAGCTGAAAGAGCCAATATGATTTCGCTTGACCAAGGTGCTGAGTTGATTGGCCGTCAAGTTGATGCTATCGTTTATATAGAACGAATTAAATCAATTAAAACCAAGAAAGGTGATATCATGGTTTTTGTGACCTTCAGTGATGATAGTGCCACCGTTTCGGCAACCGTATTTCCCAACACCTATGATCGCTACAGCCAGATTTTGGAAAAAGGTGCCGTTGTTCGGGTCAATGGCAAATTCGAAACCCGGAATGACCAACTGAACTTTATTGTCAGTCAGGTTAGCATAGTATAA
- a CDS encoding DUF4177 domain-containing protein, producing the protein MYEYKVLILGVKECEQTFNQLAQDGWRLVTMVPNQARGVGVVATMERKTEK; encoded by the coding sequence ATGTACGAGTACAAAGTTCTGATTTTAGGTGTTAAAGAATGCGAACAAACCTTCAACCAACTTGCACAAGATGGTTGGCGACTTGTTACAATGGTGCCGAACCAAGCACGTGGCGTAGGTGTAGTTGCAACAATGGAACGAAAAACAGAAAAATAA
- a CDS encoding histidinol-phosphatase HisJ family protein: protein MSKTHYSQLLDHHMHTTLSPDGRQSFDDIAQDTIARGKELVVTTDHMELFYLNKGNFFCVDMDEYAKEFAAIQAKYPQLTFMRGMELGYESAAAGQIQQFIDDQQLAVAIISIHTLFDGKDLADEIAKDGYWKYSNDLFDDVLNATIDALEKLHGFQTLGHLDYCWRYMKKKPKSLEPYYPKLDKIFQLLIEKEISLDINTAGWRYGLPFAHPQPAILERYYAVGGRMVTLGSDAHFTKDINADFERALKMLAEIGFDYITEFRPQMTKVFLTDIDY, encoded by the coding sequence ATGAGTAAAACACATTATAGTCAATTATTAGATCATCATATGCATACTACACTTTCGCCAGATGGGCGGCAAAGCTTTGATGATATTGCTCAAGATACAATTGCTCGCGGTAAAGAGTTGGTGGTAACAACGGATCACATGGAGCTGTTCTATTTAAACAAAGGGAATTTCTTCTGTGTCGATATGGATGAATATGCTAAAGAGTTTGCGGCAATTCAAGCGAAGTATCCGCAACTTACTTTTATGCGCGGTATGGAATTAGGGTATGAATCGGCAGCAGCAGGGCAAATCCAACAATTCATTGATGATCAACAATTGGCGGTTGCAATTATTTCAATCCATACCTTGTTTGACGGCAAAGATTTAGCTGATGAGATTGCTAAGGATGGTTACTGGAAATATAGTAATGATCTTTTTGATGATGTTTTGAATGCGACGATTGATGCTTTAGAAAAGTTGCATGGCTTTCAAACGCTGGGTCATCTGGACTATTGCTGGCGTTATATGAAGAAAAAGCCGAAAAGTCTGGAGCCATATTATCCTAAATTGGATAAAATCTTTCAATTATTGATTGAAAAAGAAATCAGTTTGGATATCAACACAGCCGGATGGCGCTACGGTTTGCCGTTCGCGCATCCGCAACCAGCAATTTTGGAACGCTACTATGCAGTTGGCGGCCGGATGGTGACACTGGGCAGTGATGCTCATTTCACCAAGGATATCAATGCTGACTTTGAACGCGCATTGAAGATGCTGGCGGAGATTGGTTTTGATTACATAACTGAGTTCCGACCACAAATGACCAAGGTATTTTTGACGGATATTGATTATTAA
- a CDS encoding DHH family phosphoesterase, which produces MLAEIWQKINEYDRIIIHRHINPDPDAYGSQGALADMIIQSFPSKEVYCVGTRDARMDYLFLPDIIDDDLYQDALVIVCDTANTERIDGQQYNTGDFLIKIDHHPNRDPYGNLQLVIEEAPATCALLLRLYIEYKEKLGIGLSDNGARLLYAGIIGDTGRFSYSLSKQLFADVATIIERVDYIDLYKDFSMKTTGQLHLIGYIYQHFIMTDSKFVYCKISTTTLQEMGVSNSEASMLIYVLSEVKDARSWALFIEDTDQGLIRCNLRAGDIAVNDIAERFGGGGHRKAAGVRVRSWEQVDEMILLLDERCAEISS; this is translated from the coding sequence ATGCTTGCAGAGATTTGGCAAAAAATTAATGAGTATGACCGGATAATTATTCATCGTCATATTAATCCTGATCCGGATGCGTATGGGTCGCAAGGGGCGCTGGCTGATATGATTATTCAGTCTTTCCCCAGCAAAGAGGTTTATTGTGTTGGTACCAGAGATGCACGTATGGATTATTTGTTTCTGCCGGATATTATTGATGATGACTTGTATCAAGATGCATTGGTTATTGTTTGTGATACGGCCAATACCGAAAGAATTGACGGTCAGCAGTATAATACCGGAGATTTTTTAATTAAGATTGATCATCATCCCAACCGCGATCCTTATGGCAACTTACAGCTGGTTATTGAAGAGGCGCCGGCAACTTGTGCGCTCTTATTGCGCCTATATATTGAATATAAAGAAAAGTTAGGTATTGGTCTTTCTGATAATGGTGCAAGGTTGCTTTATGCCGGCATCATTGGTGATACCGGTCGTTTTTCGTATAGTTTAAGCAAACAGTTATTTGCTGATGTAGCGACAATTATTGAACGTGTTGATTATATTGACTTATATAAAGATTTTTCGATGAAGACAACCGGGCAATTGCATTTGATTGGATATATTTATCAGCATTTTATTATGACTGACAGCAAATTTGTTTATTGTAAAATCAGTACTACGACTTTACAAGAGATGGGTGTAAGCAACAGTGAAGCTTCAATGCTGATTTATGTGCTTTCCGAAGTGAAAGACGCTCGTTCCTGGGCACTCTTTATTGAAGATACCGATCAAGGTTTGATTCGTTGCAATCTTCGGGCCGGGGATATTGCCGTTAATGATATTGCTGAGCGTTTTGGCGGCGGCGGTCATCGGAAGGCTGCTGGAGTTCGGGTTCGTTCATGGGAACAGGTTGATGAAATGATTTTGTTGCTTGATGAACGTTGTGCTGAAATCAGTTCTTAA
- a CDS encoding acetate kinase, protein MKVLAINAGSSSLKYQLFEMPSETVLCSGIAERIGMNDGIFSLKVNGEKFEEVLEIPNHSVAVELLLKWLIDHKIISDYNEIQGVGHRVVHGGEHFAASAMLTEENIQLIEDVAELAPLHNPANLTGIYAFKKLLPDAVAVAVFDTAFHQTLAEEAYMYSTPYEWYEKYAVRKYGFHGTSHQYVSAEAARLIGKAPEDAKVIVCHLGNGGSLSAVKNGKSVDTTMGFTPLAGIPMGTRSGDIDPAIIPFIMEKTGQTAAEVVDMLNKKSGFLGVSGLSSDARDIEAGINEGNHRAELAAFIYAKRIAEYIAAYHVYLEGADVIAFTAGIGENAPYIRKCVTRRLGVLGVKLDEAVNESIRGKEAIISTDDSAIKIAVVPTNEELVIARDTLAFMN, encoded by the coding sequence ATGAAAGTATTAGCAATAAATGCTGGGAGTTCATCATTGAAATATCAACTATTTGAGATGCCAAGTGAGACGGTGCTTTGTTCTGGAATTGCAGAACGTATCGGTATGAACGATGGTATTTTTTCATTAAAAGTAAATGGTGAAAAGTTTGAAGAAGTTTTGGAGATTCCAAATCATTCGGTAGCAGTTGAGTTGTTGTTGAAGTGGCTGATTGATCATAAAATTATCAGTGATTACAATGAAATTCAAGGTGTCGGTCACCGGGTTGTTCATGGTGGTGAACACTTTGCAGCATCAGCAATGCTGACTGAAGAAAATATTCAGTTGATTGAAGATGTAGCGGAGCTTGCTCCTTTACATAATCCGGCAAACTTAACTGGTATTTATGCCTTTAAAAAATTATTGCCTGATGCAGTGGCGGTAGCAGTTTTTGATACTGCCTTCCACCAAACACTGGCAGAAGAAGCATATATGTATTCAACACCATATGAGTGGTATGAAAAATATGCAGTACGTAAATACGGTTTCCACGGTACTTCACATCAATATGTGTCGGCTGAGGCAGCTCGTTTAATTGGTAAGGCACCGGAAGATGCAAAAGTGATTGTTTGTCATTTAGGGAATGGCGGTTCACTTTCAGCAGTTAAAAACGGAAAATCGGTTGATACAACAATGGGCTTTACACCTTTAGCAGGGATTCCAATGGGAACCCGCAGCGGTGACATTGATCCGGCAATAATTCCATTTATTATGGAGAAGACCGGACAAACAGCAGCAGAAGTTGTTGACATGTTAAATAAAAAATCAGGATTTCTTGGGGTGTCAGGACTTTCTTCTGATGCGCGCGATATTGAGGCCGGAATTAATGAGGGTAATCACCGTGCCGAGCTTGCGGCATTTATCTATGCGAAACGGATTGCTGAATATATTGCTGCCTATCATGTATATCTTGAAGGTGCAGATGTTATTGCATTTACGGCTGGTATCGGTGAGAATGCGCCGTATATCAGAAAATGCGTGACACGCCGTTTAGGTGTGCTCGGGGTAAAACTTGACGAAGCAGTTAATGAGTCAATTCGTGGTAAGGAAGCAATCATCAGTACTGACGATTCGGCAATTAAAATTGCTGTCGTGCCAACTAATGAGGAATTGGTTATTGCTCGTGATACCTTGGCATTTATGAATTAA
- a CDS encoding CarD family transcriptional regulator, protein MFKVKDIVIYTTEGLCKITEICSQDFNGHSTDYYVLKPMLSNRPTIFVPVDNEQLVERIRPVLSADEVHKLIKAMPDQETIWIENSNDRKKRYKEILSDSDHLELVSLIKTLYFYQEELQDSGKKLHLADKMFMEEAEKILYEEFAYVLDIEPSQLIPLIVGVIEADE, encoded by the coding sequence ATGTTCAAGGTTAAAGATATTGTTATTTATACGACTGAGGGGCTATGCAAAATCACTGAAATATGCAGTCAGGATTTTAATGGTCATAGCACCGACTATTATGTTTTAAAGCCGATGCTTTCCAACCGGCCAACCATTTTTGTTCCGGTAGATAATGAGCAACTGGTTGAGCGGATTCGACCGGTGTTATCAGCTGATGAGGTTCATAAGCTCATCAAAGCGATGCCAGATCAGGAAACGATTTGGATTGAAAACAGTAATGATCGTAAAAAACGATATAAAGAGATTCTTAGTGACTCTGATCACCTTGAACTGGTTAGTTTAATTAAAACGCTTTACTTTTATCAGGAAGAGCTTCAGGATAGCGGTAAAAAGTTACATTTAGCCGATAAGATGTTTATGGAAGAGGCAGAGAAGATTCTTTATGAGGAATTTGCTTATGTTCTGGATATTGAACCAAGTCAGTTGATCCCACTTATTGTTGGTGTTATTGAAGCTGATGAATAG
- a CDS encoding phosphoenolpyruvate carboxykinase, protein MSMVFELSRGSAVLNFTAQYCQTQTEILESTGFKKVLQAYVLRLERKQKPIYLEFSKDNTIDAETIQNHAIQIFKLLLVMNYEEILSNENELSHYLQKRELFLEFSEDLYGYWRRLERYAIAYNNESQNGIQNSQFIETHDRFENLVLSTYRRITETIRGSKNRVYRQLIAGVNAGLIVNREQLAFEREQYPMLRKVPLIESVILHPPFITYPKRNTRDGIFKEVFENPIANLELDPQEWFCYPAKVGNLLALVYFHKDFMSQGVTLCNLFELAELEEAQTRKPDMIYIFGAKEPTGGEERTVFYHDKANAVYIGYASYSENIDYFGYMKKMILTLHNVSMIDLGGLPLHGAMAHIILHDGTEKNVIIIGDSGAGKSETLEALRTIGDEYIKDLKIVFDDMGVMVKNDGQLRAHGTEIGAFVRLDDLDSGYAYKEIDRSVFMNPDKINARIVIPVATYEEITYEYPIDLLLYANNYDDGEILDFFTESTTALDTFRRGARFAKGTTTETGLVESYFANPFGPVQRMEQTDALLDQYFRQLFAEGILVGQIRTKLGIAGSEQSGPRDAAIALLEYLQTK, encoded by the coding sequence ATGAGTATGGTTTTTGAACTAAGCCGAGGTAGTGCAGTGTTGAACTTTACTGCGCAGTATTGCCAGACCCAGACTGAAATTCTTGAAAGTACCGGATTTAAAAAGGTGCTTCAAGCGTATGTTTTACGTCTTGAACGTAAACAAAAGCCGATTTATTTGGAGTTTTCCAAAGATAATACAATAGATGCAGAAACGATTCAAAATCATGCGATCCAAATCTTTAAGCTCTTGTTAGTCATGAATTATGAAGAGATATTGAGTAATGAGAATGAACTGAGTCATTATTTACAAAAACGCGAGTTATTCTTGGAATTTTCTGAAGATTTATACGGCTACTGGCGTCGGCTTGAACGTTACGCCATCGCTTATAATAATGAAAGTCAAAATGGTATTCAAAATAGTCAATTTATTGAAACCCATGACCGCTTTGAAAATTTAGTGCTCTCAACATACCGACGGATTACCGAAACAATTCGCGGCAGTAAAAACCGGGTATATCGTCAGTTAATTGCCGGAGTAAATGCCGGACTTATCGTTAACCGTGAGCAGCTTGCTTTTGAACGCGAACAATATCCGATGTTACGCAAAGTGCCGCTGATCGAATCGGTTATTTTGCATCCGCCATTCATTACTTATCCAAAACGAAATACTCGAGATGGAATCTTTAAGGAAGTTTTTGAAAACCCAATTGCCAATTTGGAATTAGATCCACAAGAGTGGTTCTGTTACCCGGCAAAAGTCGGTAACTTACTGGCTTTGGTCTATTTCCATAAAGACTTTATGTCACAAGGCGTAACCCTATGTAATTTATTTGAATTAGCCGAACTTGAAGAGGCACAAACTCGCAAGCCGGATATGATTTATATTTTTGGTGCCAAAGAACCAACAGGTGGCGAAGAACGGACCGTATTCTATCATGATAAAGCAAATGCCGTATATATCGGTTACGCTTCATACAGTGAAAATATTGACTACTTTGGGTACATGAAAAAGATGATTCTAACCCTGCATAATGTTAGCATGATTGACCTTGGCGGATTACCACTTCATGGTGCAATGGCGCATATAATTCTGCATGACGGTACCGAGAAAAATGTTATCATCATTGGTGATTCCGGTGCCGGTAAATCTGAAACTCTTGAGGCCTTGCGAACAATTGGTGATGAGTATATCAAAGACCTTAAAATCGTTTTTGATGATATGGGTGTTATGGTGAAGAATGATGGCCAACTCCGGGCCCACGGCACCGAAATTGGCGCTTTTGTAAGACTTGACGACTTAGACAGTGGTTATGCTTACAAAGAAATTGACCGCAGTGTCTTCATGAACCCGGATAAAATCAATGCCCGTATTGTTATTCCGGTAGCAACTTATGAAGAAATCACTTATGAATACCCAATCGATTTATTGCTTTATGCCAATAACTACGATGACGGCGAAATTCTTGACTTCTTCACCGAAAGCACCACCGCGCTCGATACCTTCCGCCGCGGTGCTCGCTTTGCGAAGGGGACGACAACCGAAACCGGTTTGGTAGAGTCATACTTTGCCAACCCGTTTGGACCGGTACAACGGATGGAGCAGACCGATGCATTACTTGACCAATATTTCCGCCAGCTATTTGCCGAGGGAATATTAGTCGGTCAAATCCGTACTAAGCTGGGAATTGCCGGCTCGGAGCAAAGCGGCCCGCGTGACGCGGCGATTGCTTTGCTGGAGTATTTGCAGACGAAATAA
- a CDS encoding pyridoxal-phosphate-dependent aminotransferase family protein produces MARNRLIMAPGPTNIPDEYMEELALEFPHHRTQEFAVLLANLENNLKKIIKLANGEVVIFTSSGSGAMESTVANFFVTGDTVLVIDIGFFGQRYKAMCETFGLHVIHLPYPPGETYQLEDVRAALAAHPEIKAVYVTHHETSTGVLNDLQALGELIKPLDDTLLITDSISGLVIHPFDMDAWGIDAVAGGSQKGFLVPPGLSFVGLSQKALGKIARATTPRFYWDYRQMIELAKKGQTPSTPAINLMKAMLRSSNDLLAQGLESVWQHHYQLRQYLESKMLAMGYTLGVTDEAIRGNVIVPINLQPGMDSLAICRELESEHGIITIYGLGEKMHSMLRIGVIGPLNATDIDQFSDALAKVTKKLYNY; encoded by the coding sequence GTGGCACGAAACCGATTAATTATGGCGCCGGGACCAACTAATATTCCAGATGAATATATGGAAGAGCTGGCACTTGAATTTCCTCACCACCGAACTCAGGAATTTGCTGTTTTATTAGCTAATTTAGAAAACAATTTAAAAAAGATTATTAAGTTAGCCAACGGTGAAGTTGTCATCTTTACTTCGTCAGGGAGCGGAGCAATGGAGTCGACCGTGGCTAACTTTTTTGTAACCGGCGATACAGTACTGGTTATTGATATTGGTTTTTTCGGTCAACGTTATAAGGCAATGTGTGAGACTTTTGGCTTACATGTTATTCATTTACCATATCCTCCGGGAGAAACGTATCAGCTTGAGGATGTGCGGGCAGCACTTGCTGCGCATCCGGAAATAAAAGCAGTTTATGTGACTCATCATGAGACATCAACCGGGGTACTTAATGATTTACAAGCTTTAGGCGAGTTAATCAAGCCACTTGATGATACTTTGCTAATTACCGACTCAATCAGTGGTTTGGTTATTCATCCGTTTGATATGGATGCATGGGGTATTGATGCTGTTGCCGGAGGCAGCCAAAAAGGGTTCTTAGTGCCACCGGGCTTGTCGTTTGTTGGTTTGAGTCAGAAAGCTTTGGGTAAAATCGCGCGTGCGACGACGCCGCGGTTTTACTGGGATTATCGGCAAATGATTGAGCTGGCTAAAAAAGGGCAGACGCCATCAACGCCGGCTATTAACCTAATGAAAGCGATGTTGCGTTCAAGTAATGATTTGCTTGCGCAAGGGCTTGAGTCGGTTTGGCAACATCATTATCAGTTGCGGCAATATTTGGAATCAAAAATGTTGGCGATGGGGTATACTTTAGGCGTTACTGATGAAGCGATTCGTGGTAATGTCATTGTACCAATCAATTTGCAGCCAGGGATGGATTCATTAGCGATTTGCCGCGAGCTTGAAAGTGAACATGGGATTATTACCATTTATGGTTTAGGTGAAAAGATGCACTCAATGCTGCGTATTGGTGTTATCGGACCATTAAATGCAACCGACATTGATCAATTCAGTGATGCTTTAGCTAAAGTAACTAAAAAATTATATAACTACTAG
- the rpsU gene encoding 30S ribosomal protein S21, producing the protein MSTKTVVRQNESLDDALRRFKRQVNQAGTLAETRKREFYLRPGLKKKRKQAEARKKKKF; encoded by the coding sequence ATGTCTACAAAAACTGTAGTTCGTCAGAATGAATCACTTGATGATGCGTTACGTCGTTTCAAACGTCAAGTTAATCAAGCGGGAACCCTTGCTGAGACACGTAAACGAGAATTTTATTTACGTCCGGGTCTGAAAAAGAAACGGAAGCAAGCGGAAGCGCGTAAGAAAAAGAAATTTTAA